The Aminithiophilus ramosus genome contains a region encoding:
- a CDS encoding transposase: protein MDREYGWASHSRLAPITKFAKTVKRHKEGILNYVKTRSTNGILEGLNSLFKAAAAKARGFRTVRNAITAYYLVAGRFELGLPEIGNVTHTK, encoded by the coding sequence CTGGACAGAGAGTACGGGTGGGCCAGTCACAGTCGCCTCGCTCCGATAACGAAGTTCGCGAAAACGGTCAAAAGGCATAAGGAGGGCATCTTGAACTACGTCAAAACCAGGAGCACCAATGGCATACTTGAGGGTCTGAACAGTCTCTTCAAGGCAGCGGCAGCCAAGGCGAGAGGCTTTAGAACCGTACGCAACGCCATCACGGCTTATTACCTCGTAGCCGGAAGATTTGAACTGGGGTTACCTGAGATTGGTAACGTTACCCACACTAAATAG
- a CDS encoding cobyric acid synthase: protein MAKALMICGTTSDAGKSLLVTGLCRLFSRRGLHVAPFKSQNMALNAYTTRGGGEIGLAQALQAEACDLDPDLRFNPVLLKPQGDSRSQVIVMGRPVAFLGARDYHLDFCETAWKAADEALQSLRREYDLILLEGAGSPAEMNIYHRDIANLRAARAASAPVLLLGDIERGGVIASLVGTLEVLPREDRGLIRALAVNKFRGDVSLFDDGRSYLEERTGLPFLGVIPYAAGLSIPAEDSLGIRDFGSGPLRIAVIALPHMANFSDFDAFADEGCRIRFAKDPSDLEGADCIVLPGTKTTLADLRFLRAKGFDRAIEEAAGRGVPLWGICGGYQMLGRRLVDGVEEEGEAQGLGLLEATTFFSPQKAAFPAEARVADDAPGPFSAIRGQTIRGYEIHSGLTSADSPPPLRLRRRGEETTDVADGATAREGQIFGTYLHGLADDPLFRRALVNWLRERKGLTPLTGRARSGHEMRLEAYDRLADHLERNLDVERLERIIEKGL, encoded by the coding sequence GTGGCTAAGGCCCTCATGATCTGCGGCACCACCAGCGATGCGGGAAAGAGCCTACTCGTGACGGGCCTTTGTCGCCTCTTCTCCCGGAGAGGCCTTCATGTCGCCCCCTTCAAGTCGCAGAACATGGCCCTCAACGCCTACACCACCCGCGGCGGAGGCGAAATCGGCCTGGCTCAGGCCCTCCAGGCCGAGGCCTGCGACCTCGATCCCGACCTGCGCTTCAACCCCGTTCTCCTCAAGCCCCAGGGCGACAGCAGGAGCCAGGTCATCGTCATGGGCCGTCCCGTCGCCTTTCTCGGAGCCCGGGACTACCATCTCGACTTCTGCGAAACGGCATGGAAGGCCGCCGACGAAGCGCTCCAGAGCCTCCGCAGGGAGTACGATCTGATCCTCCTCGAAGGAGCCGGCAGCCCGGCCGAAATGAACATCTACCATCGCGACATCGCCAACCTGAGGGCCGCCAGAGCCGCTTCGGCGCCCGTCCTTCTCCTGGGCGACATCGAAAGAGGCGGCGTCATCGCCTCTCTCGTGGGCACGCTGGAAGTCCTGCCCCGAGAGGACCGAGGCCTCATCCGAGCTCTGGCCGTCAACAAATTCCGCGGCGATGTCTCCCTCTTCGACGACGGGCGCAGCTACCTCGAGGAGAGGACCGGCCTTCCCTTTCTGGGCGTCATTCCCTACGCCGCCGGTCTTTCCATCCCGGCAGAAGATTCCCTGGGCATCCGCGACTTCGGGTCGGGACCGCTCCGCATCGCCGTCATCGCCCTCCCTCATATGGCCAATTTCAGCGACTTCGACGCCTTCGCCGACGAGGGATGCCGCATCCGCTTCGCCAAAGACCCCTCGGATCTGGAAGGGGCCGACTGCATCGTCCTTCCCGGAACGAAAACGACTTTGGCCGATCTGCGCTTCCTGCGGGCCAAGGGCTTCGATCGGGCCATCGAGGAGGCCGCCGGAAGGGGAGTCCCCCTCTGGGGGATCTGCGGCGGCTATCAGATGCTGGGCCGTCGCCTCGTCGACGGCGTCGAAGAAGAGGGAGAGGCCCAGGGACTGGGCCTCCTCGAGGCGACGACCTTCTTTTCCCCTCAGAAGGCCGCCTTTCCCGCCGAGGCCCGCGTCGCCGACGACGCCCCCGGCCCCTTCTCCGCCATCAGGGGACAGACGATTCGAGGCTATGAAATCCACTCGGGCCTCACCTCCGCCGATTCGCCGCCGCCTCTGCGTCTTCGTCGGCGCGGCGAAGAGACCACCGACGTCGCCGACGGAGCGACGGCACGGGAAGGCCAGATCTTCGGCACCTACCTCCACGGCCTGGCCGACGATCCCCTCTTCCGGCGAGCCCTGGTCAACTGGCTTCGAGAGAGGAAGGGGCTGACGCCTCTGACAGGCCGGGCCCGATCGGGGCACGAGATGCGCCTCGAGGCCTACGACAGGCTGGCCGATCACCTGGAAAGGAACCTCGATGTGGAACGTCTGGAACGCATCATCGAAAAAGGCCTCTGA
- the hemB gene encoding porphobilinogen synthase: MAAQFPRMRLRRLRSHDRLRTMMAEVSLERRHLILPLFAVPGSGIESPIASLEGVSHFSVDRLLPFVERALEKGIGAFLLFGLPERKDARGDSASDPQGPVQQALRELSERFPEALLVTDVCLCQYTDHGHCGLIDGDVIDNDGTLKQLAAVALSHAEAGAHMVAPSDMMDGRVGAIRTALDAGGFASISIMSYAAKMASSFYGPFRDAADSAPGFGDRRTYQMAATNGREALREALADEEEGADILMVKPALTCLDILARLREKTLLPLATYLVSGERMMLRSAAAAGLLDLRRATLEAHLACRRAGADLIITYDALDLADWLD; this comes from the coding sequence ATGGCCGCCCAATTCCCCCGCATGAGACTGCGCCGCCTCAGGAGCCACGACCGCCTTCGGACGATGATGGCCGAAGTCTCCCTCGAGAGACGCCATCTCATCCTCCCCCTTTTCGCCGTCCCGGGCAGCGGGATCGAGAGCCCTATCGCCTCCCTTGAAGGAGTGAGCCACTTCAGCGTCGACCGCCTCCTTCCCTTCGTCGAAAGGGCCCTGGAGAAAGGCATCGGCGCCTTTCTCCTCTTCGGCCTCCCCGAGCGGAAAGATGCCCGCGGCGACTCGGCCTCCGACCCCCAGGGGCCGGTCCAGCAGGCGCTCCGTGAACTTTCGGAACGCTTCCCCGAGGCTCTTCTCGTCACCGACGTCTGCCTCTGCCAGTACACCGACCACGGCCACTGCGGCCTCATCGACGGCGACGTCATCGACAACGACGGGACACTGAAACAGCTCGCCGCCGTCGCTCTCAGCCATGCCGAGGCGGGAGCCCACATGGTGGCCCCGTCGGACATGATGGACGGCCGGGTGGGCGCCATCAGAACCGCCCTCGACGCAGGCGGGTTCGCCTCCATTTCCATCATGAGCTATGCCGCCAAGATGGCCTCGTCCTTCTACGGTCCCTTCCGCGACGCCGCCGACAGCGCCCCCGGCTTCGGAGACCGGCGCACCTACCAGATGGCCGCCACCAACGGCAGGGAGGCCCTCCGCGAGGCCCTGGCCGACGAGGAGGAGGGGGCCGACATCCTCATGGTCAAACCGGCCCTGACCTGCCTCGACATCCTGGCCCGCCTTCGGGAGAAGACCCTCCTCCCCCTGGCGACCTACCTCGTCAGCGGCGAGCGGATGATGCTCCGATCGGCGGCCGCGGCGGGCCTTCTCGACCTGCGCCGCGCCACCCTGGAGGCCCACCTGGCCTGCCGTCGGGCCGGGGCGGATCTGATCATCACCTACGACGCCCTCGACCTGGCCGACTGGCTCGATTGA
- the hemL gene encoding glutamate-1-semialdehyde 2,1-aminomutase — MNNIEAFERAASVLVGGVDSPVRAWKGVGGTPLSFVGGRGAYLEDVEGKGYVDYVGSWGPLIVGHSHPQVVRAICERAQRGISFGAPSPLETKLAETIRRTFPSMEKIRFVTSGTEATMTALRLARGATGRSLVVKFAGCYHGHHDGMLVSSGSGSLTLGQPDSAGVLQEVARCTAVVPYNDREAVKALFNARGQDIAAVIVEPWAGNMGLVPPLPGFLEELRNLTAGHGALLIFDEVITGFRTSEGGVQQKKGIRPDLTCLGKIIGGGLPVGAVGGRAEVMDHLAPLGPVYQAGTLAGNPLAMAAGLATLEVLASPGVREKLEDQSAFFAEGLAEAARSCNLPLSVTRLGSVLGLFFSSSVPRNLDEVRATEGNLYPLFFHAMVRRGHLFAPSPFEATFVSLAHDRSVLESTLGAALEVFSELAERRQ; from the coding sequence ATGAACAACATCGAAGCGTTTGAGCGGGCCGCGTCGGTCCTCGTCGGCGGCGTCGACAGCCCCGTAAGGGCCTGGAAGGGCGTCGGCGGCACGCCTCTTTCCTTCGTCGGAGGCCGGGGCGCCTACCTGGAAGACGTCGAGGGGAAAGGCTACGTCGATTACGTCGGCAGCTGGGGGCCCCTCATCGTCGGTCACAGCCATCCTCAGGTGGTCCGGGCCATCTGCGAAAGGGCACAGAGAGGGATCTCTTTCGGCGCTCCGTCGCCTCTCGAGACGAAGCTGGCCGAGACGATTCGTCGCACCTTCCCCTCCATGGAGAAGATACGTTTCGTCACCTCCGGAACGGAGGCGACGATGACGGCCCTTCGTCTGGCCCGAGGCGCCACGGGCCGTTCCCTCGTCGTCAAATTCGCCGGCTGCTACCACGGCCACCACGACGGCATGCTCGTCTCCTCCGGAAGCGGCTCTCTCACCCTCGGCCAGCCTGACAGCGCCGGCGTCCTCCAGGAGGTGGCCCGCTGCACCGCCGTCGTTCCCTACAACGACAGGGAGGCCGTCAAGGCCCTCTTCAACGCGAGAGGCCAGGACATCGCCGCCGTCATCGTCGAGCCCTGGGCGGGCAACATGGGTCTCGTTCCGCCCCTTCCCGGCTTCCTCGAGGAACTTCGGAACCTCACGGCCGGGCATGGAGCGCTTCTCATCTTCGACGAAGTCATCACGGGCTTCCGTACCTCCGAGGGCGGCGTCCAGCAGAAAAAGGGCATCAGGCCCGATCTGACCTGTCTGGGCAAGATCATCGGAGGCGGCCTTCCCGTCGGCGCCGTCGGAGGCCGGGCAGAGGTCATGGATCATCTGGCCCCCCTCGGGCCCGTCTATCAGGCCGGAACTCTGGCCGGCAACCCTCTGGCCATGGCCGCCGGACTGGCCACGCTCGAGGTCCTCGCCTCCCCCGGAGTCCGGGAAAAACTGGAGGACCAGTCTGCCTTCTTCGCCGAAGGCCTCGCCGAGGCGGCCCGCTCCTGCAACCTGCCCCTTTCCGTGACGCGTCTCGGCTCCGTCCTGGGACTTTTCTTCTCCTCCTCGGTGCCCCGCAACCTCGACGAGGTCCGCGCCACCGAGGGCAACCTCTATCCCCTCTTCTTCCACGCCATGGTCCGGAGGGGACATCTTTTCGCCCCGTCGCCCTTCGAGGCCACCTTCGTCTCCCTCGCCCACGACCGATCCGTTCTCGAAAGCACTCTCGGCGCAGCCCTGGAGGTCTTCTCCGAACTCGCCGAAAGGAGACAATGA
- a CDS encoding ISL3 family transposase → MNDLKPFLETILELADPWFIDEITFDQEQVRIDIYLDFRKGGTFSCPLCGTGGCKVHDSTMKSWRHMNLFQYKAYLHARLPRVDCPSHGIHTAKVPWAREGSGFTLLFEAFAMSLIRFMPVASAARILDEWDTRIWRIAHHYVDKAVEKQDLSHVTAVGVDETARKRGHNYISAFVDLERKGAVFVTEGKGKDVLQAFKSFLEGHGGSPDQVSDFTIDMSPAFITGIEEHFPEARITFDKLLVCKLMNEALDEVRRMEQIENRGLKKTRFIWLRNPENLTKAQKETLDSLTGSRANRKVARAESNQTGLAAGLLSQQPLGRLLPGQRVRVGQSQSPRSDNEVRENGQKA, encoded by the coding sequence GTGAATGACCTGAAGCCCTTTCTCGAAACGATTCTGGAACTGGCAGATCCTTGGTTCATCGATGAGATCACCTTCGATCAGGAACAGGTCAGAATCGATATCTATCTCGACTTCAGGAAGGGCGGGACCTTCTCCTGTCCCCTCTGCGGTACCGGCGGCTGCAAGGTCCACGATTCGACGATGAAAAGCTGGAGACACATGAATCTCTTCCAGTACAAGGCCTATCTCCACGCCCGCCTTCCCCGTGTCGACTGCCCTTCCCATGGGATCCATACGGCCAAGGTGCCCTGGGCTCGGGAGGGTAGCGGCTTTACCCTGCTTTTTGAGGCCTTCGCCATGTCCTTGATCCGTTTTATGCCCGTGGCCTCGGCGGCCCGGATTCTCGACGAGTGGGACACACGGATCTGGCGCATCGCTCACCATTACGTCGACAAGGCTGTCGAGAAGCAGGATCTTTCGCATGTCACCGCCGTCGGCGTCGATGAAACGGCCAGAAAACGGGGCCACAACTACATCTCGGCCTTTGTCGATCTCGAGCGTAAAGGCGCCGTCTTTGTGACGGAAGGCAAAGGCAAGGACGTCCTTCAAGCCTTCAAAAGCTTCCTCGAAGGGCACGGAGGTAGCCCGGATCAGGTCAGCGACTTTACCATCGACATGTCGCCGGCCTTCATCACCGGCATCGAGGAGCACTTCCCCGAGGCCCGGATCACCTTTGACAAGTTGCTTGTCTGCAAACTCATGAACGAAGCTCTCGACGAGGTTCGTCGCATGGAGCAGATAGAGAACAGAGGTCTGAAGAAAACGCGTTTCATCTGGCTCCGTAACCCGGAGAACCTGACGAAAGCTCAGAAGGAGACGCTCGACAGCCTGACCGGATCGAGGGCGAATCGCAAGGTTGCTCGTGCAGAGTCGAATCAAACTGGCCTTGCAGCAGGTCTACTGTCGCAACAGCCGTTGGGCCGGCTACTTCCTGGACAGAGAGTACGGGTGGGCCAGTCACAGTCGCCTCGCTCCGATAACGAAGTTCGCGAAAACGGTCAAAAGGCATAA
- a CDS encoding protease inhibitor I42 family protein: MNWKVFSSILLSVLLFASCSAAEGPHIQGLVRDGCGEPLAGIRIRGWDGKRAVSALSDGRGEFVLAGLEGTSVALRWDRDGHPSARLDSVRLPSAGALFVSLEYGEMPSGGTFVVRIPTNPSTGYSWSLDGAGDGAVVRTAGVVMEEPEPERSPRGRGGAGAHQLWLFRALTKGTATLSFVYRRPWESLPPARIHVAVLTVR; this comes from the coding sequence ATGAACTGGAAGGTTTTCTCTTCGATCCTTCTGTCGGTCCTGCTGTTCGCTTCTTGCTCCGCCGCCGAAGGTCCCCACATTCAGGGACTGGTCCGGGACGGCTGCGGCGAGCCCCTGGCAGGGATCCGCATTCGCGGCTGGGACGGCAAGAGGGCGGTCTCGGCCCTCTCCGACGGCAGAGGGGAGTTCGTCCTGGCCGGTCTCGAGGGAACTTCCGTGGCCCTACGCTGGGACAGGGACGGTCACCCTTCGGCGCGCCTCGATTCGGTTCGTCTCCCCTCGGCGGGGGCTCTCTTCGTGAGTCTCGAATATGGTGAAATGCCTTCAGGCGGCACGTTCGTCGTGCGGATTCCGACGAACCCTTCGACGGGCTATTCCTGGTCACTCGACGGAGCCGGCGACGGGGCCGTGGTCAGGACCGCGGGTGTCGTCATGGAAGAGCCCGAACCGGAGCGCTCCCCTCGCGGCCGGGGCGGTGCCGGGGCTCATCAGCTCTGGCTCTTCCGGGCCTTGACGAAGGGAACGGCGACGCTCTCTTTCGTCTATCGCCGTCCCTGGGAATCCCTCCCTCCGGCCCGGATTCACGTGGCGGTTCTGACGGTGCGATGA
- a CDS encoding peptidylprolyl isomerase — protein sequence MKRTPRTTFLSLLALVTALALAVTGTSPAAAQGETGKGQGGKIMVKLETNKGDILLELDGEKAPKTTENFLAYVREGFYDGTIFHRVIDNFMIQGGGFDEAMSQKETHDPIENEADNGLKNEAYTVAMARTQDPHSATAQFFINVKDNVFLDHTSPTTRGWGYAVFGKVVEGRDVVDAIKAVATGNTGFHQDVPVEPVLLVKATVVE from the coding sequence ATGAAACGAACCCCCCGGACAACCTTTCTCTCCCTTCTGGCTCTCGTCACGGCTCTGGCTCTCGCCGTCACGGGAACATCTCCCGCGGCGGCCCAGGGAGAGACCGGCAAGGGACAAGGAGGCAAAATCATGGTCAAACTGGAGACGAACAAGGGCGATATCCTTCTGGAACTCGACGGAGAGAAGGCTCCCAAGACGACGGAGAACTTCCTCGCCTACGTCCGAGAGGGTTTCTACGACGGCACGATCTTTCACCGCGTCATCGACAATTTCATGATCCAGGGCGGTGGCTTCGACGAGGCCATGAGCCAGAAGGAGACGCACGACCCCATCGAAAACGAGGCCGACAACGGCCTGAAGAACGAGGCCTACACCGTCGCCATGGCCCGCACCCAGGACCCCCATTCGGCGACGGCTCAGTTCTTCATCAACGTCAAGGACAACGTCTTTCTCGACCACACCTCCCCCACGACGCGGGGATGGGGCTATGCCGTCTTCGGCAAGGTCGTCGAGGGCCGGGACGTCGTCGACGCCATCAAGGCCGTCGCCACGGGCAACACCGGCTTCCATCAGGACGTTCCCGTCGAGCCGGTCCTTCTCGTCAAGGCGACCGTCGTCGAATAG
- a CDS encoding C1 family peptidase, translating into MTGGKKLQITVFLSLLLFFSPVAAVAATGSSAPANGEFLQYVDRFLRQGRYASEESHPLGESPSPVDISHLKGSDLLPAFSSASAFPSAYDLRERGEMTAVRDQSPYGTCWAFGAIGSLESTFLKGRGETLDFSEWHLAYFRSVDESESLPAFDTNDDPSFGGDPIFDQGGNAWKSTALLARWTGAVAESARPYQNVIPWDRQTTPLPSDAVAGRLEEVYLLGEAFEEAAVKAALTEYGALVFSMEWANDAYDGETDSYYCPERLYHSGHSVVLAGWDDAYPAANFRADPGRDGAWLVKNSWGAESFGDEGYFWISYADGTLRNPALFVGGSAESFDALYQYDPLGWIESWGFESETAWMSNVFGARGIVESDDVVVESLEALSLYALAAGTSYRVEVWTGGDVDVPRSGELIAIQEGLLDLPGYRMIRLDESPYLVPGRSFAVVARMTTPGYAFPVAVESPLDGYSGKARAGRGESYVSSDGAAWRDLSVAKADSNVCLKAFTKAASLPVASVVPLLPDGDEVRSESGAELLSAEATARRARQNADVLTFLDAGCVLRLAAVDFGGTARDLTLSIEGTVVSALSLHDEGTASLTPLVAQIGGEEGNAFHLSLPRSQIEDLGSGSLTVRFHADRSATVLLDGRDLVEEGLASFVFDGRDRYLELTFCDGDGLSPDGLAGALFVVQARSSGSGGCRSLPVPSAALLLLPALALLRKP; encoded by the coding sequence GTGACGGGCGGGAAGAAACTGCAGATCACCGTTTTCCTGTCGCTGCTTCTCTTTTTCTCGCCCGTCGCGGCCGTGGCCGCGACGGGTTCTTCTGCCCCCGCCAACGGGGAGTTCCTCCAGTACGTGGACCGTTTCCTCCGTCAGGGCCGTTATGCTTCGGAAGAGAGCCATCCCCTCGGCGAAAGCCCCTCTCCCGTCGATATCTCCCACCTGAAAGGGAGCGATCTTCTCCCCGCCTTCTCTTCGGCGTCGGCCTTTCCTTCGGCCTATGATCTCCGGGAAAGAGGGGAGATGACGGCCGTCCGCGACCAGAGCCCTTACGGCACCTGCTGGGCTTTCGGGGCCATCGGGTCGCTGGAATCGACCTTCCTCAAGGGGAGAGGAGAGACGTTGGACTTTTCCGAATGGCATCTGGCCTACTTCCGTTCCGTCGACGAGAGCGAAAGCCTCCCCGCCTTCGACACCAACGACGATCCCTCTTTCGGAGGCGATCCCATCTTCGATCAGGGCGGCAACGCATGGAAGTCGACGGCCCTCCTGGCCCGTTGGACGGGAGCCGTCGCCGAGTCGGCCCGTCCCTACCAGAACGTGATTCCCTGGGACAGGCAGACGACCCCTCTTCCCTCGGATGCGGTCGCGGGGCGTCTGGAGGAGGTCTACCTTCTCGGAGAGGCCTTCGAGGAGGCGGCCGTCAAGGCGGCCCTTACGGAATACGGTGCCCTCGTCTTCAGCATGGAGTGGGCCAACGACGCCTACGACGGTGAGACGGACTCCTACTACTGTCCCGAAAGGCTTTACCACAGCGGCCACAGCGTCGTCCTCGCCGGCTGGGACGATGCCTATCCGGCGGCGAACTTCAGGGCCGATCCCGGCAGGGACGGAGCCTGGCTGGTGAAGAACAGCTGGGGGGCCGAATCCTTCGGCGACGAGGGGTATTTCTGGATATCCTATGCCGACGGGACGTTGAGGAACCCGGCCCTTTTCGTCGGCGGTTCCGCAGAGTCCTTCGATGCCCTCTACCAGTACGATCCTCTGGGCTGGATCGAGAGCTGGGGCTTCGAAAGCGAGACGGCCTGGATGTCCAACGTCTTCGGGGCCCGGGGAATCGTCGAGAGCGATGACGTCGTCGTCGAGAGCCTCGAGGCCCTCTCTCTCTACGCTCTGGCCGCAGGGACCTCCTATCGCGTCGAGGTCTGGACGGGGGGAGACGTCGACGTCCCCCGAAGCGGCGAGCTTATCGCGATTCAGGAGGGCCTTCTGGATCTCCCCGGTTACCGGATGATCCGTCTCGACGAGTCTCCCTATCTGGTTCCCGGAAGATCTTTTGCCGTCGTGGCTCGGATGACGACGCCGGGCTATGCCTTCCCCGTCGCCGTCGAAAGCCCTCTCGATGGCTACAGCGGCAAGGCCAGGGCCGGCAGGGGGGAGAGTTATGTCAGTTCAGACGGCGCGGCCTGGCGGGATCTTTCCGTCGCCAAGGCCGACAGCAACGTCTGTCTCAAGGCCTTCACGAAGGCGGCCTCCCTTCCCGTGGCTTCCGTGGTCCCTCTCCTTCCCGACGGAGACGAGGTCCGCTCCGAATCGGGCGCCGAACTCCTTTCGGCCGAGGCCACGGCCCGTCGGGCCCGGCAGAACGCCGACGTGCTGACTTTTCTTGACGCGGGGTGCGTCCTTCGTCTTGCGGCCGTCGATTTCGGCGGGACGGCGCGGGACCTGACCCTGTCCATCGAGGGGACCGTCGTCTCGGCTCTGAGCCTTCATGATGAGGGGACGGCGAGCCTGACGCCCCTTGTGGCCCAGATCGGCGGAGAGGAGGGGAACGCCTTTCATCTCTCCCTGCCGAGGTCCCAGATAGAAGATCTCGGGAGCGGTTCCTTGACGGTGCGTTTCCACGCCGATCGGTCGGCCACGGTTCTGCTCGACGGACGCGATCTCGTGGAAGAGGGGCTGGCCTCTTTCGTCTTCGACGGGAGAGACCGCTACCTGGAGCTGACCTTTTGCGACGGCGACGGCCTCTCTCCGGACGGTCTGGCGGGGGCCCTTTTTGTCGTCCAGGCCCGCTCCTCCGGCTCCGGCGGCTGCCGGTCCCTTCCTGTCCCGTCGGCCGCCCTGCTCCTCCTGCCGGCTCTGGCCCTTCTGCGGAAGCCCTGA